Proteins found in one Pelmatolapia mariae isolate MD_Pm_ZW linkage group LG7, Pm_UMD_F_2, whole genome shotgun sequence genomic segment:
- the sppl3 gene encoding signal peptide peptidase-like 3, translating into MAEQGYSSWAYSLVDSSQVSTFLISILLIVYGSFRSLNMDCENQDKDKDGNPSTTGSFNNNNTNNSIQTIDSTQALFLPIGASVSLLVMFFFFDSVQVVFTICTAVLATIAFAFLLLPMCQYLTRPCSPQNKISFGCCGRFTLAELLSFSLSVMLVLIWVLTGHWLLMDALAMGLCVAMIAFVRLPSLKVSCLLLSGLLIYDVFWVFFSAYIFNSNVMVKVATQPAENPIDVLSRKLHLGPGMGRDVPRLSLPGKLVFPSSTGSHFSMLGIGDIVMPGLLLCFVLRYDNYKKQATGEVPGPGNMSGRMQRVSYFHCTLIGYFVGLLTATVASRIHRAAQPALLYLVPFTLLPLLTMAYLKGDLRRMWSEPFHAKSSSSRFLEV; encoded by the exons GGCGTACTCCCTAGTTGACTCCAGTCAGGTGTCCACCTTCCTCATTTCCATTCTGCTCATTGTCTATGGCAGCTTCAG GTCATTAAACATGGATTGTGAGAACCAGGACAAGGATAAGGATGGAAACCCTTCAACAACGGGGTCTTTCAATAACAACAATACAAACAACA GCATTCAGACTATAGACTCCACACAGGCCCTGTTTCTGCCCATAGGAGCCTCAGTGTCTCTGCTAGTCATGTTCTTCTTCTTCGACTCTGTACAGGTGGTCTTCACCATCTGCACTGCAG TTCTTGCAACAATTGCATTTGCATTCCTTTTGTTGCCAATGTGCCAGTATCTGACCAGACCCTGCTCCCCACagaacaa GATTTCGTTTGGTTGCTGTGGGCGCTTCACTCTGGCTGAGCTCCTGTCTTTCTCACTCTCTGTTATGCTGGTGCTCATCTGGGTGCTGACTGGACACTGGCTTCTCATGGACG CTTTAGCCATGGGCTTGTGTGTCGCCATGATAGCGTTTGTGCGACTTCCCAGTCTGAAGGTGTCTTGCCTGCTGCTGTCAGGACTGCTCATTTATGATGTTTTCTGG GTGTTTTTCTCAGCATACATCTTCAATAGTAATGTGATGGTCAAAGTAGCCACTCAGCCTGCTGAAAATCCCATAGATGTTCTGTCCAGGAAGCTCCATTTGGGGCCGGGGATGGGCCGTGACGTACCCCGCCTCTCCTTGCCCGGCAAACTCGTCTTTCCCAG TTCCACAGGAAGTCACTTCTCGATGCTGGGAATAGGAGACATCGTGATGCCAGGGCTGCTGTTATGCTTTGTCCTGCGTTATGATAACTACAAGAAGCAAGCGACCGGGGAAGTCCCAGGGCCCGGTAACATGTCTGGACGCATGCAGCGCGTCTCCTATTTCCACTGCACTCTCATCGGATACTTTGTAG GACTGCTGACTGCCACCGTGGCCTCCAGGATCCATCGTGCTGCACAGCCCGCTCTGCTCTACCTGGTGCCCTTCACCCTGCTGCCTCTGCTCACCATGGCCTACCTGAAG GGGGATTTGCGGCGCATGTGGTCTGAGCCTTTCCACGCTAAGTCTAGCAGCTCTCGCTTCCTAGAGGTATGA